One genomic region from Evansella sp. LMS18 encodes:
- a CDS encoding alpha/beta hydrolase — protein MKKTVLFIHSAGPQEGGEGSSNLSAYLERKLGNQYNFVCPKMPNPENPKYILWKKQLEKDLDKLNGEVILIGHSLGVSVLLKYLSEESSNLIFCGLFIIASPYWGLDEDWQLKDFMLQSNFQKSLPEIPSLFLYHSRDEVIVPVKHHKTYSEKLPQASTRELEGNQHLFHNGLPVLVKDIERL, from the coding sequence ATGAAAAAAACAGTTTTATTTATTCACAGTGCTGGTCCGCAAGAAGGAGGAGAAGGAAGCAGCAACCTGTCAGCGTATTTGGAACGAAAACTTGGGAATCAATATAATTTTGTTTGTCCAAAGATGCCTAACCCGGAGAACCCCAAATATATCCTATGGAAGAAACAGCTTGAAAAAGACCTGGATAAGCTTAACGGAGAGGTAATTTTAATTGGTCATTCATTGGGAGTATCTGTTTTATTAAAGTACCTTTCCGAGGAATCATCTAACCTGATTTTCTGTGGTTTGTTTATCATTGCTTCACCATACTGGGGGTTAGATGAAGATTGGCAGTTGAAAGATTTCATGCTCCAAAGTAATTTTCAGAAAAGTTTGCCCGAAATTCCCAGCCTATTTCTTTACCACAGCCGCGACGAAGTGATTGTACCTGTTAAACATCATAAAACCTATTCAGAAAAACTTCCGCAAGCATCCACACGGGAACTTGAAGGCAATCAACATTTGTTCCATAATGGCCTACCTGTATTGGTAAAGGATATAGAGAGATTATAA
- a CDS encoding GNAT family N-acetyltransferase — protein sequence MFPTLETDRLVLREISKNDAEGIFACFSNANVTRYYGQETLENIEQASAFVDFFTNSYKEKRGIRWGIERKGTKGIIGTIGFNAWSPKHKRAEIGYEIHPKQWRKGYTSEAVSEVIEYGFGELGLTRIGALVFIDNEASNNLLAKVGFQKEGILRDYMYQNGEAYDTYVYSLLKNR from the coding sequence ATGTTTCCAACATTAGAAACAGATAGATTGGTATTAAGAGAAATTTCAAAGAATGATGCAGAGGGCATATTCGCATGTTTTTCTAATGCAAATGTAACGAGATACTATGGTCAAGAGACGTTAGAAAATATAGAACAAGCGTCAGCATTTGTCGATTTCTTTACAAACAGTTATAAGGAGAAAAGAGGAATACGCTGGGGAATAGAAAGAAAGGGAACTAAAGGAATAATTGGGACTATTGGATTTAATGCTTGGTCTCCTAAACATAAGCGAGCAGAAATAGGTTATGAAATTCATCCTAAACAGTGGAGAAAAGGTTACACCTCAGAGGCAGTATCAGAAGTCATTGAATATGGATTTGGAGAATTAGGTCTTACTCGTATAGGGGCTCTTGTCTTTATAGATAATGAGGCATCCAATAATTTACTTGCTAAGGTTGGCTTTCAAAAAGAAGGAATTCTAAGGGATTATATGTATCAAAATGGAGAGGCGTATGATACATATGTTTATTCCTTACTAAAAAATAGATAA
- a CDS encoding pyridoxamine 5'-phosphate oxidase family protein translates to MSNKPKQEEMETLRELIKDVETAMLTTATEEGLVSRPMKTQEVEFDGDLWFFTKKETNKYEEILHDQDVNVAYAGDSYVSVRGRAEIVEDVEKKKEFWSKGHEKIMQTSYDDPDIVLIKVNAEAAEYWDTGNFTKKIAFYYKRMTGQDSESADINETIELDK, encoded by the coding sequence ATGTCTAACAAGCCGAAACAGGAAGAAATGGAAACCTTACGGGAACTAATCAAAGATGTAGAAACGGCCATGCTGACAACTGCCACGGAAGAAGGACTTGTTTCCCGGCCAATGAAAACTCAGGAAGTAGAGTTTGATGGGGACTTATGGTTTTTTACCAAAAAAGAGACTAATAAATATGAAGAGATTTTACATGATCAAGATGTTAATGTGGCTTATGCAGGTGACTCCTATGTTTCTGTCCGTGGAAGAGCTGAAATCGTTGAAGACGTAGAAAAGAAAAAAGAATTCTGGAGTAAAGGACACGAGAAAATCATGCAAACTTCTTATGACGATCCTGATATTGTCCTCATAAAGGTAAATGCGGAAGCAGCCGAATATTGGGACACCGGTAATTTCACGAAGAAAATCGCCTTTTACTATAAACGCATGACAGGGCAGGATTCTGAATCAGCAGATATTAATGAAACGATTGAATTGGATAAATAA
- a CDS encoding YciI family protein codes for MQYLISAYDGTDEKALERRLAVREEHLRLVEKRLAKGEHLYGGAILDDEGKMIGSMMVVDFPSREELDNWLKAEPYVVGNVWQKIDIQPFKVASLFLR; via the coding sequence ATGCAATACCTAATTTCCGCATATGATGGAACAGATGAAAAAGCATTGGAACGCAGGTTAGCCGTTAGGGAAGAACATTTAAGATTAGTAGAGAAGAGGCTTGCGAAGGGGGAGCACTTATACGGAGGCGCAATCCTTGATGATGAGGGTAAAATGATTGGTTCCATGATGGTGGTCGATTTTCCTTCAAGAGAGGAACTGGATAACTGGTTAAAGGCAGAACCTTATGTTGTAGGAAACGTGTGGCAAAAAATAGACATACAGCCCTTCAAAGTAGCATCTTTATTTTTGAGATAG
- a CDS encoding BCCT family transporter → MNTIKNLKTDWTTFAVSGGFLFLFVIIALANIDLVESMVTESFNWSVTFFGAYWQLLLLGNFVVGIILAFSKYGNLKLGKMEKPENGSFRWISMILCTLLASGGVFWAASEPIYHFVTTPPLFGNDGMTPQEAIIPALSQSFVHWGFLAWACLGTLSTIVLMYVHYHKGYPLKPRAILYPIFGEKIFNKSIIGSTADIVSIIAVAAGTMGPIGFLGLQIGYGLHFLFDIPNTLATNIIVVGALILIAAISVATGVDRGIQFLSRLNVIFVVALAAIILIIGPTMFLIDSFIGAQAFQLQNFFQMNLYRGDQAWLGYWTVFFWGWFLGYAPMLAIFISKISRGRSIRELIVAVSIIAPLVSNFWFSVVGGTGLSYELTNPGSISNPLAEGGMPATVMAVMDQLPMGFWLALGFLIVSIVFVSTTVDSISYTVAVTLQGTDHPQKWMRVFWVILFGILSAVLLTIGEGSIQALQNFIVVTAVPVSLLLLPPLWTAPAIVKQMDKEQKAEASAETAKEVKVKVAK, encoded by the coding sequence ATGAATACAATAAAGAATTTGAAGACGGACTGGACTACATTTGCTGTTAGTGGAGGGTTTCTATTCCTCTTTGTTATCATTGCACTAGCTAACATAGATCTGGTTGAAAGTATGGTTACTGAATCATTCAATTGGTCAGTAACATTTTTTGGTGCTTACTGGCAGTTGTTATTACTGGGAAATTTTGTAGTTGGAATTATTTTAGCTTTTTCAAAGTATGGTAATTTAAAATTAGGAAAAATGGAGAAGCCTGAGAATGGCTCTTTCCGTTGGATTTCAATGATTTTATGTACGCTTCTGGCTAGTGGTGGAGTATTCTGGGCTGCATCTGAGCCAATCTATCATTTTGTTACAACGCCGCCGTTGTTTGGGAATGATGGGATGACACCACAAGAGGCAATCATCCCTGCTTTATCCCAAAGCTTTGTACACTGGGGCTTCCTGGCTTGGGCGTGTTTAGGCACTTTATCTACAATCGTCCTAATGTATGTACATTATCATAAAGGATACCCACTTAAACCACGTGCAATTTTATATCCTATTTTCGGAGAAAAGATATTTAATAAAAGTATTATTGGTTCAACTGCAGATATCGTTTCAATTATTGCAGTTGCTGCAGGAACAATGGGTCCTATCGGATTTTTAGGACTTCAAATTGGATATGGTCTTCATTTCTTATTCGATATTCCTAATACTTTGGCTACGAATATTATCGTTGTTGGAGCCCTCATCCTTATAGCTGCTATATCAGTAGCAACTGGTGTGGACAGAGGTATACAGTTTTTAAGCCGTCTGAATGTGATATTTGTTGTAGCATTAGCAGCAATTATTCTCATTATAGGCCCAACAATGTTTTTAATAGATTCGTTTATTGGAGCGCAAGCTTTTCAGCTGCAGAATTTTTTCCAAATGAACTTATACCGGGGCGATCAAGCGTGGCTTGGCTACTGGACTGTATTTTTCTGGGGCTGGTTCCTGGGGTATGCACCAATGCTCGCTATTTTTATCAGTAAAATATCCCGTGGCCGCTCTATCAGAGAGCTTATAGTAGCAGTGTCTATCATTGCTCCATTAGTTAGTAATTTCTGGTTTTCTGTTGTAGGCGGTACAGGGTTATCTTATGAACTGACAAATCCTGGTTCCATCTCAAACCCATTAGCTGAGGGAGGAATGCCCGCAACAGTAATGGCTGTGATGGACCAGTTGCCTATGGGATTCTGGCTCGCTCTTGGATTCTTAATTGTCAGTATCGTTTTTGTATCGACTACAGTTGATTCCATCTCATATACAGTAGCAGTAACCTTGCAAGGTACGGATCATCCGCAAAAATGGATGAGGGTCTTTTGGGTAATTTTGTTTGGTATTTTATCTGCAGTACTGCTGACAATTGGTGAAGGAAGTATCCAGGCACTGCAAAACTTTATTGTGGTAACAGCAGTACCTGTATCTTTATTGCTGCTTCCACCATTATGGACTGCTCCTGCAATTGTAAAGCAGATGGATAAAGAGCAAAAAGCAGAAGCTTCTGCGGAAACTGCAAAAGAAGTGAAGGTAAAAGTAGCTAAATAA
- a CDS encoding DUF4317 domain-containing protein — protein MNKKDIAHFRRQFKPDNEALKIHDMLSVYVMKESSEIFHYQTQPFGMLEQEQQELFMNGFKKSLGGQLDEKLFELKFQRDVQDSSQLILHQALLSTDTEEWTNNMLRITEKILKTKEYEKDIVITFIRGEYFKSVKSQNEESEENERSPVYTHPFILCSINVTQDPKKELLFDYTQREFKYNIVVDPIINLNAPISGFLFPCFTNNAADVNHVLYAAGKANEPDYQFIEEVLNGEETITAAEDKIIFEEVVRNVTGDKVNTETLSRVYEEIHHIVEENKEAEEAPRLDYKDVERVLSSSGVKDINTEKVEAAFQTVVNDNRYEIKAKNIVPKYASKSIKIETKVANISISPQDLSYVKQINFYGKKYLMIEVDEDTVVDGFTMIPEALDGSTGE, from the coding sequence ATGAATAAAAAAGACATTGCACATTTTCGCAGACAGTTTAAACCGGATAACGAGGCCCTGAAAATCCATGACATGTTATCTGTTTATGTGATGAAGGAATCCAGCGAGATTTTTCATTATCAGACACAGCCTTTCGGAATGCTCGAGCAGGAGCAGCAGGAATTATTTATGAATGGCTTTAAGAAAAGCCTTGGGGGCCAGCTCGATGAAAAGTTGTTCGAACTGAAGTTTCAGCGGGACGTTCAGGACAGCAGCCAGCTTATTTTACACCAGGCTTTGCTGAGCACTGATACAGAAGAATGGACTAACAACATGCTGCGCATTACCGAAAAAATCCTGAAAACGAAGGAATACGAGAAAGACATTGTAATCACATTTATTCGGGGAGAGTATTTCAAATCCGTAAAAAGCCAGAATGAGGAATCGGAAGAAAATGAGCGGAGTCCTGTGTATACCCATCCATTTATTCTGTGTTCCATAAATGTTACCCAGGATCCAAAAAAGGAATTGCTTTTTGACTATACTCAAAGAGAATTCAAATACAATATTGTCGTAGATCCAATCATAAACTTAAACGCGCCAATCAGCGGCTTCCTGTTTCCATGTTTCACGAATAATGCTGCCGATGTGAACCACGTTCTCTATGCAGCTGGAAAAGCAAACGAACCAGACTACCAGTTCATTGAGGAAGTATTAAATGGAGAAGAAACCATCACTGCCGCAGAGGATAAAATTATTTTTGAGGAAGTCGTCAGAAATGTTACAGGAGACAAAGTAAACACGGAAACTCTTTCAAGGGTCTATGAAGAAATCCATCACATCGTCGAGGAGAATAAAGAAGCGGAAGAAGCTCCCCGTCTGGATTATAAGGACGTGGAACGAGTTTTATCGTCGAGCGGGGTCAAAGATATCAACACCGAAAAAGTGGAAGCTGCTTTCCAGACCGTGGTGAATGACAACAGATACGAAATAAAAGCAAAAAACATTGTGCCGAAGTATGCATCCAAATCCATTAAGATCGAAACGAAAGTTGCCAACATCTCCATCAGCCCCCAGGATTTAAGTTACGTGAAACAGATTAACTTCTATGGGAAAAAATACTTGATGATTGAAGTAGATGAAGACACGGTGGTGGACGGGTTCACAATGATTCCTGAAGCACTTGACGGAAGCACCGGGGAATAA
- a CDS encoding GTP-binding protein yields MADFKRDIRVSCEKDNGRKNTPHELYTYQLHHFEQKKPFVLVGEYGIDTYIYRSSFPVSMERLEKFFQELPEGTLRTKAVCHIPQEKQTHLISQIGPSVEIITEEKNYNEQTAADNLSEFLFIGDHLDPLTIKKGLDSCLLNDAILTETKLSN; encoded by the coding sequence ATGGCTGATTTCAAAAGAGATATAAGGGTTTCTTGCGAAAAAGATAATGGACGAAAAAATACGCCTCACGAGCTTTACACGTATCAATTACACCATTTTGAGCAGAAAAAACCGTTCGTGCTTGTGGGGGAGTATGGGATTGATACCTACATTTACCGCAGCTCTTTTCCTGTTTCAATGGAAAGACTTGAAAAGTTCTTTCAGGAATTGCCTGAAGGAACATTGCGTACAAAGGCTGTTTGTCATATTCCACAGGAGAAGCAAACTCACTTGATTTCACAAATCGGCCCTTCTGTGGAAATCATTACTGAGGAAAAGAATTATAATGAACAGACCGCCGCTGATAATTTATCCGAGTTTCTCTTTATAGGAGATCACTTAGACCCCCTTACTATCAAAAAAGGATTGGATAGTTGTTTATTAAATGATGCCATTCTGACAGAAACTAAACTGTCCAACTAA